The Triticum aestivum cultivar Chinese Spring chromosome 5A, IWGSC CS RefSeq v2.1, whole genome shotgun sequence genomic sequence TATTTTTGCACTCATTTGTGCATGTGCTTAAGCCGGATAATCTCAGATTTTGTGAGAGAATTGCTTTGATACGATCACTAATGACTAAAAAAATGAAAGATCATAAATCCCTTTGTCTTTTTTGTTCCTTGCAGGGATGGGGGATTCTTGTGAAATCTGTACGAATAGAGGAACTTTCATGTGTTTTACATCAAGGGCACTGAAAAGTGTCGAGGAATGGCTCGCTAAATGAATCAGTATATATTTTCTCGCTAATAGCATGCCATAGCGCGATATAGCATATGCCAGTAGCGAACTTTAAGGCCGATGTTATTTTGCTATagcatgttttttttttcattGTTCAAAGTGAAAATTCCTACAGGAATCTTTATTCAAGTTTCGTTTGATTGTTTTTAGCTTTTTTAGGGGACTTTGTTCATTTTTACTGGATACGAAGTTTTCTTTGAAATTCCTGTGAACCGAAACCGGCCCTCCCAACGGGCCATTCGCGAGTCACCCAGCCCACCCGCCACGTGCCCTGGCCGCCTGTCGAACCCCGCAACGGCTATATCGCGCGCCTCCTCTCTGATAAGTGGGCCTAGCGAATCTATGTAGCCTCTCGCTTTCCTTTCCTACATgaccgcccttgacttttaaacgCCAGACTCCGCACCCAAACCCGCACAGACCGAAGCAAGGTGAAGCAATCAAGCAAATCGACCAGCACATGGCGGCCATGGCCATGAACCCCACCTCGCCGGCCCCATCCGCGAAGCTGCGGACGCCTCCGTACCACCACCCCTCCcccgcggcggaggaggagcccaTGGCGACGCCGCCGCCGAAACCGACGGGCCAGAAGCCGCCCATGCCGTCGCCGCTGCAGCTTTCCGGCGGGTACTCGCTCCACGAGCTGCTCCTGCTCTCCCCGTCCCCGACCTCCCGCCACACCCGCTCGGGCCAGCGGGCCGCGGCCGGGGGAGGCGTGGATTCGAGCCTGGAGATGGCGGGGACGCCTCCCAGGCGGCGGCGCGCGACGCCCGCGGGGGCCTCGCCGAGGAACGCGAGGCGGGCGAGGCGGAGGCTGGAGAAGGAGGCCGACCCGGAGGAGGAAGCCGTCAGGAAGGCGCGCCGGAGGAGGTCTTCCAGGGTGGCGTCCAAGGTCGCGACCGCGGTGGCCGTGGacaaggcggtggcggcggcggcgcccgcccCAGGGAAGGAGGACGACATGAGCTTGGCCTTGGTCCCTGCTCCTGCCGATGCCACTCCTGGTGAGCATTGCTAGATTTCTGGTTGAAGAAAGCATTGCTAGATCCGAATGCTCACTTCCTAGTAGTAACTGCCGTTGTTGTTTCAGTCACAGAAACTGACGCTCTGGAGCAGTCCGGGTGGGAAAGTCTCTGGGAAAGGGTCGTCGAGCTGGTGATGTGGAAGGACGTGGCGAAATCAGCACTCTGGTTCGGGCTGGGATCCATGTTCTTCTTATCTTGCTCCTTTCCAAGAGAGATCACTTTCAGGTATGCATGATCTGCTACTGCTTTTCCTCAAATTTCTACTTTGCTCTATGTTTCTTCCTGTGCTAATCTCGTATGAGTTTTGGGTGACCATCTGTACAGCCCAATTTCTGTATTTTGTCAGCTGGGCGTTATGATTTTGGGTCTAGCCTTCTTTAAGGATTCTGTGCCACAGAGGTATGAAGTACTATGAGCCAATGATCAATTTTGTTCTTTGTGCCACAGAATAAGTCGTTACTCTGTTTGAACCGAGCAGCTAATTTCAGTTAGCATTTGTAGCAGGCATCCGGTGAGGGAAAGGAACTTCCAATTGACTGAAAAAGATGTGCTTCGTGCTGCCGGAGCTGTGCTGCCGATTGCTAACTCCATCATATCCACGGCACAAGTGATCTTCTCAGGCAACCCATCGATGACTCTCAAAGTAAGCATTAAATTGTATTAGTGACTGGATCGTTCTGGCTGAAGCATAATTCTTTCCCTGAGTAATTTATAAATCTTTGTCTCTTTGATATCTGAATCTTAGGTATTGCCTGTTCTTCTGTTCGGTGCAAAATATGGTAGTCTGGTTACGGTATGGAGGCTTCTAGCCACAGGTACAAGACATAAAGTACTATCAGAACAATCTTAGCATGACTGCGGTCCTATATCATTTTCTTATTCACGAAATTTTGCAGGTTTCTTCACCAGTTTTACACTCCCAAAGCTTTATATCTGTTATTCAACACAAATTCATATGATAGGTATAGTTACCAGTCCATACTCTTGAGATTACCTTATTTGTTAAACATGGCTACTGTTAACCCAAATTCatagcataacactaacaccgatgTGTACCCTGTTTACCCCAGCTGAAAATTTGATAGACCGGGCTCTAGAAGCATGGAAGTCTTGCCCCCGCAAGAAATTCGTTGCGGGCACGGCAGTGACAGTGTGCTGGAATTTGTTTAGTGTTAAGACTCGCTTCCTGGCAGGTACAGTTGGGATGACTTTTTTTTTTGGTGGCAATCTTGCAGATTCAATTCCAATGCAGTGCTGATGAAAATATGATATATTTATTAGAAAATGATGAGAAGTTTACTATATGATCCTTGATTTGCATCATGGAAAGGGTTGTGTAAATTCTGACACCTGTATGGTGTCATTTTCTCCACCAAAAGAATCTAGACAGAAATGGCCTCAAATGTTTCAGGAAACTAAAACCCAAATCAATTTTCAATATTGGCCTCAAAGGTAGTGCGTTAAGCTAAGTGTTAACATCTCATGTGCGAGCTTTAGACACTTGGTGCATGAAAAAACATTCCTTTTCTTATGATTCcggttgaattcaaattcaatgtGAAATAGTGTTCATGACTTCATAGCATGACTGTGGCAAATTCATATTATTAACATGAAAGTGCATCTTTTTTTGGCAGCCTTCATTTCAGTAGTGATACTGCGGTACAATCATCAGACCGCAGGGCTGGTGTGATCCCGGAAGTTAAATGTTGTCAAGATGATCAAGAGCACTAGAACAGCAAATGGAGGTACAACCATACAAGAGTGAAGTTGCATTTGCCGCAGGAATGCTTTTGATGTGTACAAAGAAATTCTTTATTTATTTACAATAATCATTTCTTCCACATCTAGTGGTTGTACCAACTAACTGCAATATCTGTAGCAACGAACTAGCAGCAGTAGACATGAGGCATGTTGGATCAGTAGTCCCATCGTATTGTTCTCCGCTCCTGCAATTTTATAATCCATTTCGGTGAATGTTGACAAAAGCTAATTCTTCTTATTGTGCTATTAATCTCAATTGAAACAAGGTTTTATCCAATGGCACGGTTAAAAACAAGTTGCTATATCAGTCAAGTCCACCGGACAGGGAACCTAGTACAGTGAAATTCGCTGTCATCATCCCTATCATCCAACGATTCATCTTTGCTACCAGATCACGGAAAAATAGAACACTTATAAGGGTGTATTATCACATAAAAAAATTCACAGAACCAAGAGGAGGAATGTTGTTACATCTTTTGTCGATTCTAATTCAACACCAGaatgtaagacgttttggcagtttaaaTTCTAATTTTACACCAGAATCCACCACAAAGTCGTCAACCTCCGCCGGCGAGGATGGGGATGAGTGCATGGCAAGATGGAAGTTCTCTCAGAAAGTACTTCATAGCAGAAGCAGTCGACCATAGTTTTTCTGCACTGTCGAAATACAATGTCCCAGGAAGATCGTAGCTGGAGAGTCAGTGACATGGTATAAATGAGAAGTGTGTATATGAGCTCTCAACAATCTTTTAGGGGCACATACAATTCGGTTCTCTAATTCAAAGGTGTCATACTTCACCATAACCTCCGTTTGTGAGGAAAGAAAAAAATTATACGGAGatgctaaaaatcagtcgactgagacttcgcgaagtctgaGCGATGTTTGTCGCTTCAAGATTCACGTTTGTATAGTGTCTTGTATCAATTCGGCCTGTTAAGACGCGACCAGCCCAGttcctttttgtttttttgccGCAAAAGGCTACGCGCGGCTGGCCAGCGGCTGGATGGCCTTTTCCGTTGTTTTGCTTTTGTCTACCACAAGAAGGAAACTTGCTAGCGCAGCCCACTCTCGTATATACATGtactttattttttttccttttctattttagtGTATATAATCATCAATTTGTTTTTATTAAAATGGTTTACTTGTAATTTCTTTTTATCTTTTGGAAATACGGAACATCTAAATTTTGTAGAACAGACCTTTTTTAC encodes the following:
- the LOC123102358 gene encoding reticulon-like protein B18 isoform X1 yields the protein MAAMAMNPTSPAPSAKLRTPPYHHPSPAAEEEPMATPPPKPTGQKPPMPSPLQLSGGYSLHELLLLSPSPTSRHTRSGQRAAAGGGVDSSLEMAGTPPRRRRATPAGASPRNARRARRRLEKEADPEEEAVRKARRRRSSRVASKVATAVAVDKAVAAAAPAPGKEDDMSLALVPAPADATPVTETDALEQSGWESLWERVVELVMWKDVAKSALWFGLGSMFFLSCSFPREITFSPISVFCQLGVMILGLAFFKDSVPQSRHPVRERNFQLTEKDVLRAAGAVLPIANSIISTAQVIFSGNPSMTLKVLPVLLFGAKYGSLVTVWRLLATGFFTSFTLPKLYICYSTQIHMIAENLIDRALEAWKSCPRKKFVAGTAVTVCWNLFSVKTRFLAAFISVVILRYNHQTAGLV
- the LOC123102358 gene encoding reticulon-like protein B18 isoform X2, producing MAAMAMNPTSPAPSAKLRTPPYHHPSPAAEEEPMATPPPKPTGQKPPMPSPLQLSGGYSLHELLLLSPSPTSRHTRSGQRAAAGGGVDSSLEMAGTPPRRRRATPAGASPRNARRARRRLEKEADPEEEAVRKARRRRSSRVASKVATAVAVDKAVAAAAPAPGKEDDMSLALVPAPADATPVTETDALEQSGWESLWERVVELVMWKDVAKSALWFGLGSMFFLSCSFPREITFSPISVFCQLGVMILGLAFFKDSVPQRHPVRERNFQLTEKDVLRAAGAVLPIANSIISTAQVIFSGNPSMTLKVLPVLLFGAKYGSLVTVWRLLATGFFTSFTLPKLYICYSTQIHMIAENLIDRALEAWKSCPRKKFVAGTAVTVCWNLFSVKTRFLAAFISVVILRYNHQTAGLV